From Microcaecilia unicolor chromosome 11, aMicUni1.1, whole genome shotgun sequence, the proteins below share one genomic window:
- the LOC115479634 gene encoding selenoprotein M-like has protein sequence MEKEGWKVLLCVLALVTWAKATDNIPEAGSEKDMEVARGTLIAPSVVGUVMKKMPELQLFMMERWALYHNLKYVSRDEKEPRLIFYNINDEKVKVVKVKNMTADEISALLDAAGFYKKSKKGEEVPKEFQHLPLRAPREEL, from the exons ATGGAGAAGGAAGGGTGGAAGGTGTTGCTTTGTGTGCTGGCTCTGGTCACCTGGGCTAAAGCCACAGATAATATCCCAGAAGCCGGCAGTGAGAAAGACATGGAGGTGGCCCGGGGGACCCTCATA GCTCCCAGCGTAGTAGGATGAGTTATGAAGAAAATGCCGGAGCTCCAGCTCTTCATGATGGAACGCTGGGCACTTTA CCATAATCTGAAGTACGTTTCCAGAGATGAGAAGGAACCTCGGCTGATTTTCTACAACATAAACGATGAGAAAGTGAAG GTAGTGAAGGTAAAGAACATGACGGCTGATGAGATCAGCGCCCTTTTGGATGCTGCAGGGTTTTACAAGAAATCCAAGAAAGGAGAGGAAGTTCCAAAGGAGTTTCAACATTTACCTCTGCGGGCGCCAAGGGAGGAGTTATGA